In the genome of Vanessa cardui chromosome 18, ilVanCard2.1, whole genome shotgun sequence, the window GTTTGTGGTGCCGTTGGCGCTTTCCGTGGACGGTGTAGATGTCATCTTTAGTTTTGTTGTTCCTGAAACATATTTACCGTTTTAGACCAATGAATTACCCAACTAAACAgagttagtaattattttttggtaagctatacatttttaaacaagtatttattaatatggtaTAAAACTCAAAAACACTGTTAAAGATTGTTTGTGTGCTATACGACAATAAAGTTATAAGGATAATATACTTCACAGAGAATCCAATCATCATAATTTGTTATCTGTTTAgtatgacaattaaaaaaaataaattaaaaaaatactaatattcatGATAGCTATTTTGAGTCAGATTTGGTATCATATCAAGTTATGAGAGTacaagtacaaaatatttaaagtaaatacataataaataaaaatcatccaTAACAAATACTTACCAACAATACTCTTTTCTGGTGCTGGAGGTATAATTCTGCCTGAACGAAGATACTTTTCAGTTAACTTTTCATGTAGTCCTAGAAAGTCTGAAAATCTTCGTAGCACTGTAAATTCATGTCTACTAAATATAGGCATGTTCGTCTTTGTTATAACACGATAAGCTACATATGAGCTCATGCCTTCTCCAATCTTTTGAGGTTCCGTTacggttattataatattatttgcacGTTCCGTCGCTATCTGtaagttaaaaaagaaaatctagatactaaaatattagcatttaatataaattgttctattttaaaaataacaattcagataatagtttatcttttttaatgcATTTACCGCAATTAGTGCTGTAAAGAAtcaaatatactaatttaacttttaatattaaatatcacataaatatattatctattctttcaataaaaaatgattcaaatattatgattgattaaattaatgagTGTTTTGCTCCTGAgtctatataatatgaatttgtatgaccaatttatcatgttttttaaatagaatattgtTATCATAGTACGCTATCTTCGTAAATGACGAACCTCGTAAACAATTTAATAGTGTTGTACCTCATATGGTaggtataaattttaaaataaaaataattaaactgcaattttatttatgtctgtAAGCTTTTAGTAACTATTTATAAcctattcaatataatttcctaatatatataatttaaaaaacaaaaatattctaattgatatatttctatttgtaCTACAACTTTAATTCACTAATTTATAATGTACACATATTATTCAAGATCTTGACTAATGATATTGTGACATTTCAATGTCAAAGTTGTTTGTTTACTCCTATTGAAATAGgcaataaaacatttgttataaaaatatttaaaaataactattacatatatactatacattacatacatattataacttCCATTAGTTTAttgattaaagtttttataattaaatagtgaGAAAGATTTTCAGTACACAGTACAATTGAtttctattacaaaaatacattttaaattcaataataagcATACCTCTTCCATGACTGGGCTACTTATCATAGCCGGTGATGATATATCCCCCAATGTTGCCTTGTCTATACTATCTTGAGCACCATTAACATCTGGATCTAAACTGACTTCCTAAAACATGCCAAGTTTcacattataattttctatcCTAATTATCCTTTATTCATACTTCCAAGCAGTGACTACtttgtttgtattaaattaatttaatttacactttttaatgtcattgtatcactattatttaaataaatgcagtCAAGTATACAAAACGAAACATGATGATATTAAACAAGTTATAAACAAAGTTGTTAGGCTGGTCTGAGATGCAACACAAGTGCATTGAACTATACTTGATAATACTAGAAtatgcatattaatataaaaatatatactttatcaaGGTGAACTAACAAACAAGTTTTAATAACTCACAATACAATCAACGATAAAAGAAATACGTGGTAGGTATTGGTAATCAAATTATCgggtaattattaaaaaataactatttatcacTATCAATTTCAAATTCGTATCTATCAAGGCTGGGATAAGTCGTAATAATAGTTGTACACAATGGGGCGTCGTTTAAGGGACGGTAACGCCCCTGGTGAACGCCGGATGGAAGCGAGCGAAATAAAACAGATTCCTATAAGATACCTGGACCGCCGAAGCGAAGAGATCTTCTTCATCTCTACTCTCATTGTTGATCTCAACAGTGCTGAAAGGTGCATCGGATGCCTCCGACATGGtgtatagaatttaataaaaatcctcAGAAAACTGTAGAATGTTTTAACGCTACTAAATCAATTCTGAAAACAGCGAGATAACTTTACCGAAACGAACCGTGATGGCTTGAATGACATTTCATTTCAACGCAAATGACAGATTCGTCattctacagatttattatttgtttgttttccaAACATcggataaaattataatgtacagTAATACACATCAATGTTTAACGCCTAgtaaaaaaatctcttaaaaGCCAATTCtttgatacggtttttatttgatattaaatcagaaaattatatgaattaaataataaaattgttgtaaGGTTTTTAAAATCTGTAAAAAGACACGTCAACAGCATGCGATTGTCAGAATATGTCATTTTTGTCAATAGATAGCTGTCACAAcaattttttgttgattttcttCAATTCGTCGTTTAGGTGAGTTTTCGATTCGTATTTTGCTTTGGAATGCCAAAGAAATAActtgataatataaatttgataattgaCTGCTATAGCTTAGTTTTGGTATTTAAACACACGAATgggcttataaatattttgtaaaacatgTCAGATTATGTTTAGTGCcgtttttatttcatcatttgtttttatttaaaaaatataggtgTAATCATGAGCAACGTTGATAGAAGAAGTAAGATACCGGCAGCTCCGACATTTGCTACAAGTGGCAATCTCCTTTCGAATGTCGCACCGCCTACTGAACTCCCAAATTTCGTTACTACAGTCCCAGCATCAGCCGCACCAGCTCCTAAGAAATCTGAAgtggtaaataatatatttcattaatgtttTTTCCTCAAATGATAggtgttctttatttgaaagttttttttttaagaataaacttATTGTGACTGGCTTTGTTAAAGGTTCCACAGGTAGTGCCAGTATCGTCATCAGCACCAGTGGCACAAGCTAATCAAGATGTTGAAACAAAGCCAGTTCAACCATCACCGGAGAGTCCAGAAAAGTttaggtaaataatattattgttgaaaCAATGGAgtagtaataggctatttgacaatgcgaaaaataaattgtgaattattgtaatcagtgtatattatgagtttaaaaatggataTTTAGTAGcaaaacttcaaaataatacttaatttattcaaaaatcaataaataaaatagcattttttcaaacgtttgtcacgtgacataaaacgctcctgattggcccggcttatgatgaagtcactttcttgtaaaccttgcttttctactatatgtaccacagattaaaatacagcaaagtgacgtcaccgaccccattgcagcgccatattgtccaagtatcgttttcgcgtgctatttaaatatggaatttttaatatgatattttttgacaaatatgtactagaaataaaatatctacttttactgggtttcttaacctctactaaataatataaaattgattttaaaaaccagtcaaatagcctattgtgtggatttataaatttatatatattactttaataagttacaaatttgaatattttattattttgtagtcCAGCCATTCCATTATCTAAAGGAGAGCCGACTTTACCTATCCGATCTCCAGAGGATTCTTTGACTACATTATCACCAGAGTCTCTCCCTGAGTCAATTTCAGAAATTGATCAACTTGGTGAGTtcatattaatcaatatataatgttttttttttttatataaaaaattatcaattataagAATATAGAAATTTTCTATAATGAAATAGTAAATTTTACAGTACCAAACTATCCTGTAGTTATATTACAGAaaactaattttgtaatatatgatGACAAAATATTGGACACTAATATTGTCTGTGGTCAAActaatcttttttttacttacttcaTTTTTATATGTCAGTTGCCCTCTtccaacataaaaaaagaacaatatcaATGAATATCAATAGTATAAagtctaaaatttaaaaaaacgaataGGGTATGACTCGAGCACACTGATATGTTagaatttgatatttttgtatatttacctctaaaatttaataaaaaacttcttTCTAGGGGATGTAATGCCTGGAAGTGGTATTCTTACTTGGATGAAAGGTGCAGTTTCAAGTGGAGGTATCTTGCAGAGAGTAGCTGAGAAAGCTAAGAGCTCGGTCGACTCAATGATCACAACCCTTGATCCACAAATGAAAGAGTATCTGAGTATGTTATTTTtgcaagaattattattatttttatactttattttatcattattatacctcttataattataactatcagatattatgattatttcatttttgacaTGAATAATATTTGACTAGTTTCAGATacagaaacaattttattaagatgtggtgaaagaaaaaaattcaaagataTTAGTTTGACTCATGAATATAAAgctatgcaaaaaaaaaaatcataataaatactttttcagCACTTTCGTTTATTATGattatggatatatttttattttagataaataatagtattatggTTATGAAGCTTTATAATATCTGTAGtcattattaatagttaattcaataaatattttgttttcatgcAATAATAATTGTCTAATTTAAGTATGTACTTTAATGTTACAGGGAGTGGAGGTGATCTATGCATAGTTGTAGCTTCAGATAAAGAAGTAAAGGTTTCACCAGTTAGAGAGGCTTTTCAAACTGTTTTCGGGAAAGCAACAGTCatgtgagtattttttttttcttctcaaTGGggcacattattttaaataataatatattatttatggacTTAATATTGTCTATAGTTTCTATGATTCGGTCTATCTGTCAGTTCAGCCTGCTTGGCTAATCATCATCACCTTCGACATatatattcacaaaataatacaacaaatctaTACCTATTTATAAACATCGACACCTTTTGTCTTATCCTTCTTGACAGCTGACATTAATTGATCCAGAGTCAAATCTCTAAACTAGGTGATttcaatcaaagtatttaatcATCTGATGCTGcaacatatgtgtatatatttatttgatccgGAGTCAAATCTCTAAACTAGGTGATttcaatcaaagtatttaatcATCTGATGCTGcaacatatgtgtatatatttatttgatccgGAGTCAAATCTCTAAACTAGGTGGTTTCAATCAAAGTATTTTATCATCTGATGCTGcgacatatgtgtatatatttatttgatccgGAGTCAAATATCTAAACTAGGTGGTTTCAATCAAAGTATTTTATCATCTGATGCTGcgacatatgtgtatatatttatttgatccgCAGTCAAATATCTAAACTAGGTGGTTTCAATCAAAGTATTTTATCATCTGATGCTGcgacatatgtgtatatatttatttgatccaGAGTCAAATCTCTAAACTAGGTGATttcaatcaaagtatttaatcATCTGATGCTGcaacatatgtgtatatatttatttgatccgGAGTCAAATCTCTAAACTAGGTGATttcaatcaaagtatttaatcATCTGATGCTGcaacatatgtgtatatatttatttgatccgGAGTCAAATCTCTAAACTAGGTGATTTCAATCAAAGTATTTTATCATCTGATGCTGcgacatatgtgtatatatttatttgatccgGAGTCAAATATCTAAACTAGGTGGTttcaatcaaagtatttaatcATCTGATGCTGcgacatatgtgtatatatttatttgatccgGAGTCAAATCTCTAAACTAGGTGATttcaatcaaagtatttaatcATCTGATGCTGcgacatatgtgtatatatttatttgatccgGAGTCAAATCTCTAAACTAGGTGATTTCAATCAAAGTATTTATTCATCTGACGCTGcgacatatgtatttatatttttcattgtgaTGAATACATTTgtttctttagctacttattgggatcagagtaatgtatgtgatgttgtctcatatttatttatttattatttagtggtCACGCAGCGCAAAGCGACGTGACTGCGGCGCAGCCTGTGGGCTATGCGGCCGCGTACGCAGCGGCGAAGCAGCGAATAGCGTACGTGCGCTCCGAGCACAGCGAGCTCACCAACAACGTGCCGGTTGTCGCTATCGAGGGCTTCTTACAGGAGACTGTGACTGACAGGTAAACCCATACACAAaccaatacatatattattttaatagatgatTCTTGACTCATTAATTACACGATGATTATACCTCATCGAACgggattttatcaaaatcaaaataaaatttattcaagtaggctcttacaagtacttttgaatcgtcattttacaattaagtgaagctatcaccggtccggaaagtagattctacggagaaccggcaagaaactcagtagttactctttttttaacatttaaaaaatacaaagtcatgttaattaaatacaattatttaaattaatatatcatgctttgaagtcaacgggtattaactccactcttttctatcatctataaaatcatgtatcgaataatatgctttttctaccaatgttttacaaacaattttaatttactaaacggcaaagttaaaaatttctgctataaaaatatattagcgtTTGActaacggcaaagttaaaaagtctgctataaaaatgtattagcgTTTGActaacggcaaagttaaaaatttctgctataaaaatatattagcgtTTGActaacggcaaagttaaaaatttctgctataaaaatatattagcgaTGTGATTCATGCAGATGGTACGAGCTGTCGTTGTTGGTGCTGACGCAGCCGTCGCTGGGCATCGAGTTGCAGCTGCAGTCGCAGGCGACGCCGGTGCCGGGCGCGGCCGTGGCGGCGGCGGGCGCCGAGCCCTCGCCCACTGGATACAGCCTCACCATCGGCTCCATCATGGCCACCAACCTGCAGGTCACCTACCCACACACGAGAACCTCCCTGACATGCTTCTATTGAGATCATTCTCAGAAATGTCAGATTTGCtagacatatttttattcgCTTTTTAGAGTAttagtattacaatatttagagccgagatggcccagtggtaagaacacgtgcatcttaaccgatgatttcgggttcaaacccaggcaagcaccactatatatatgtgcttaatttgtgtttataattcatctcgtgctcggcggtgaaggaaaacatcgtgaggaaacctgcatgtgtctaatttcatcgaaattctgccacatgtgcattccaccaacccgcattggaacagcgtggtggaatatgttccaaaccctctccttaatggaagaggaggccattagcccagcagtcggaaatttacaggctgttactttactttttacttttatttttattcgaaactaATACCGGAAAGGCGCTAAGGTTAAATACGATGCATGggagaaaagaaaaaaaagaagtaaggTGATACATTATGGTATCTGTAAAGCTCATATTAAAGAATGAAATAAGTTGCCATTAATAGGAGAAAGTGTTCTGAATCTGTACTAAAAATGAGTGTTCCACAGGGATACATATTAGGTCcacttttatttttggtttatataaatgatcttccctTATATATGAAAGGTATTcataatgttgtattatttactaatgaaaatatttattagatgaAATTAATTGGTTGGGaaactaaatacatttttgatattataaactgTACCTATATTAGTACTGagacacaattggtttacaaaAGTCAGAAAAGTTTGTGATTGATGTCATAAACAttcttttggattttttttaatctttcttTGTTTTTCTGTCAATTCAGGTACCACACACACAATGGCACGAGGCAACAACAGGGGTGTCACGGAGGGAGATATTGTTGTTCGCAGCCAGATCACTGGCGGGTTCATATAAGAAACTA includes:
- the LOC124537357 gene encoding protein PRRC1-like gives rise to the protein MSNVDRRSKIPAAPTFATSGNLLSNVAPPTELPNFVTTVPASAAPAPKKSEVVPQVVPVSSSAPVAQANQDVETKPVQPSPESPEKFSPAIPLSKGEPTLPIRSPEDSLTTLSPESLPESISEIDQLGDVMPGSGILTWMKGAVSSGGILQRVAEKAKSSVDSMITTLDPQMKEYLRSGGDLCIVVASDKEVKVSPVREAFQTVFGKATVIGHAAQSDVTAAQPVGYAAAYAAAKQRIAYVRSEHSELTNNVPVVAIEGFLQETVTDRWYELSLLVLTQPSLGIELQLQSQATPVPGAAVAAAGAEPSPTGYSLTIGSIMATNLQVPHTQWHEATTGVSRREILLFAARSLAGSYKKLLAVAAET